One Armatimonadota bacterium genomic window carries:
- a CDS encoding DUF664 domain-containing protein, with product MTGGYDSSVTDFAKSWNLSRGRLKAEIEGFSHAQMSYRIQPGALSVGEMVVHVAGVEIWFNSQLTGRELSPEEQRVANSATEGVVNDNPFPFSDEEITPELVAWALDTAESHLRSNIENPSPEFLAKEIKSALGPIITGEGALARFAFHPGYHQGQVYLYKTSPDFPA from the coding sequence ATGACTGGCGGGTACGATTCGAGTGTGACGGATTTTGCGAAATCTTGGAATTTGAGCCGTGGACGACTGAAGGCCGAAATCGAAGGCTTTTCTCATGCGCAGATGAGCTACCGAATCCAGCCGGGGGCGCTTTCGGTGGGTGAAATGGTGGTTCACGTGGCAGGCGTGGAGATTTGGTTCAATTCACAGTTGACCGGTCGTGAGTTGTCGCCCGAGGAGCAACGGGTTGCGAATTCGGCTACGGAGGGCGTGGTGAACGACAATCCGTTTCCGTTTTCGGATGAGGAGATTACGCCGGAGTTGGTCGCATGGGCATTAGACACGGCCGAGTCGCATTTGAGGAGCAATATCGAGAATCCGAGTCCGGAGTTTTTGGCGAAAGAGATCAAGAGTGCGCTGGGGCCGATTATTACGGGCGAGGGTGCGTTGGCGCGGTTCGCGTTTCACCCGGGGTACCACCAGGGGCAGGTGTATTTGTACAAGACGTCGCCGGATTTTCCGGCGTGA